Proteins from one Arthrobacter sp. DNA4 genomic window:
- the rpmH gene encoding 50S ribosomal protein L34: MSKRTFQPNNRRRAKKHGFRLRMRTRAYRAILAARRGKGRTELSA; encoded by the coding sequence GTGAGCAAGCGGACTTTTCAGCCGAATAACCGCCGTCGAGCCAAGAAGCACGGCTTCCGCCTTCGTATGCGTACCCGTGCTTACCGTGCCATCCTGGCAGCCCGTCGTGGCAAGGGCCGCACCGAACTGTCGGCCTAA